The genomic interval CATAATTTTTCTATTAAAATAATAGAGAATCGGTTTCAGTTCGGAAATGTTTTGAATATTCAATTTTTTCACCAATCCAGCATAAGTTTTGATAAATTTTCTGTTAATATCAACAAATTTACCAGTATCATGATCGTCGTTATATTTCACCTCAACATAATAAAAGATGTTATTTTTTACGTCCTTAAATAAAACATCAACATCGTGTTTAGAGACAATAAGATTATGACTCAATTTTTGATTTCTGATAATGCCATTAAGTAATTGTTTAAATTCGTTATTAAGTTTGCTATTATTGTTAGTTTGCCTATTTGTAATAAAATGATCAATCAAAGCATCGCTTGTTTTCGCAAGAGAGAGAATAACGTCTTTTTTACCAGAAATGCCAGAAATAACCTCAAGATGTTTTTCTCTTTCAACAATGTTATTGATTAAAACTTCAATGAAATTTCC from Candidatus Parcubacteria bacterium carries:
- a CDS encoding restriction endonuclease, whose amino-acid sequence is MKNNNIKELIKNSVIELLDNTISERKIEKITNKHIIKTHFIPVKYRIFGGLLQSLNIQFGNFIEVLINNIVEREKHLEVISGISGKKDVILSLAKTSDALIDHFITNRQTNNNSKLNNEFKQLLNGIIRNQKLSHNLIVSKHDVDVLFKDVKNNIFYYVEVKYNDDHDTGKFVDINRKFIKTYAGLVKKLNIQNISELKPILYYFNRKIMKGNIYVPEEKYIYRGEKLFDEFFAIKYSDLDDCLRNVSEDKEIVKIFDNLYKKIRYDN